GAAGTCCCAAGTATTAAAGCATACACTTAACTTACCGATAACACTAGGTGCGTTACAAAAGCACGGTGCGGATCAAAGATTTAAATCgaaaaattatactttgtaTATACGTATTTGTCTCTCGAAACGTAACGCTATGGAACATGTTAGTATAAATTGTAGaacattcaaaaattatttatatctcttCGATGGACGTCTGACAAAATATAATCAGAGCGTTGAATGGAAACACTGCTATTGGAATCCCACCAGCGAGCGATGTTCGTTCCGTGACGAagccattatatatatttatttatagtgtaAAAGTCTCATGACACAGCGTGCGCACAACAGTCGACGGTGCTATTATTTAgcttaaaatattacgaaaagCGCAGCTCTGGGAATATACGTATAACATAGACTACGACGGCGACGGAGTTTGAGGTtaacaatactttaaattacacagataaaaaaaaaatacacagattaaaaatataattttgagcaTTAGTCATACAGATTTGTAGTTGATTTCGcagtttaagtaaataattaaatttgttcatCCATTATCAGTCAACATCCATTCGATTAACAATTtctttggaaaatatttacgtataaacaaaattatcgaCATAAGTACTTTGTttcattctttaatatttttttatagtaacttTAAATCTTTCATTCTTTAGGAACAAACGCTAtctacagatatatattttgtctgcCCGATCCAAACAAACGATCGTTTTTTCTTACACATCGTCTTGAATGTAGTGGAACAGAGCCTTTTAATACATCAAAGCCGTTACAGCGAGCATATAATTTGACGAATGACCTCAAAAGCATAGATCACAATGACGTCAGCGAGATATGTTCCTCGCATTTGAAGCCCAAATATTTGTGAGTATTCATCCTATATGcgcatttcaatatatttatatatattttaattcctcGCCAGTCATTCTTGGCAGTAAATTACATGAGTGGgactcattattttaatattttataattttctttcctATCACGTTGCCTAAGTTACATCCAAAAAAGATCTTTTAAGACGTTTCTATTAAGTACAACATCAAGTCTTATAATGTGTAAGTACATGCGGTCGATTACTGACTtcgatgacgtcgttacatggCGTCTGACGCCTTCACAGTCACACAATCATTATATTAGTAGCGGAGAATAGCGAGTCAAACAACAATTACCCGTAAGACAATACACGCTGGGTCCATTTCAGAACCGACGATTCAAGCTGAAGTAGAcatgaatttattatcatagCAACACGTGTGCTTTGTTAAGAGTCGTTTAGACTGTTATTAGGAGATGCTATGGGGTCCCGTAAGTGGTATAGGAAGGTTTGAGATGTAGTGGGGTGTCACGTATAACCCGCGTTCGTTTTATATGGCGCTACGGATCTCGTGGGGTCGTTATGGGATATAGCTTAACAGGTTGTCTATAGCGGCGCGGGGGCGGTGATGAAGGGGTTAGTTGCGGCTCGTCCAGCGAAAGAAGCAGCTCTGCCAGCGCTGGCAAGGGCGGGAGCTCGTGCGACCCGACCCAGCCAGGCGTCGGGGTGTGGGAGGGCCCCCGCCGCCGCTGGGACCGGCTCCTCGGCCAACGCGCGAAGACCCAAAGACAACTGCTGGCACATCTCCGCTACCGGATCCGATGACTTATCCTGCagtcattaaaatgttaatattaagatacTGAGATATTCAAGTAGGAATCGTTATATACTGATTTGTTGActtcatgtaatttttttaaggtttatcTAAATCTagacatatatacattatgtCTCAAATACAACCAGTTATTTCGTTGGCTTTGAGCAGACGTTGATAAGCTTACATTTCATACTTTTCATGAATTATACGTATAAGAAATATCTTAACGTTCTTTAGACGAGTTAGTCAATTTGAAACTACCTCAATAGCGGCTACATCTGGTTTAGGGCTGGGTGTGGGTAGGGTGGGCAGCGCGGGTACAGCCGGCGCCGCAGGTAAGGCGGGGACGCCGTTGGAGGGCGAACCGAGACCGAGACGCTGCCTCTCCAAGTTGGACGGCAGCTCACATATACGTAGCGACATCTGCCGCTTGAATGGCGAactgaaaaacattttctaacaGTTAACAATCTGTCATAGTTAGAGATatcagttatttaaattaaatttatcgtaCTTGTTATTGAGATGAGCGAAACCGCGGAAGGAGCCCTGTCTCTCTAGCAGGTGTGGTGCAGCATGGGGCCGCTCCACCGCGAACGGATTGTGAGCGACCCGTCCGGAGCTCGGGGTAGTCACGCTGCCTGGAGACTGCGGCACCTCTGCCGGCTCTGATGTACGACGACTGATTATACCTGGAATAAAAACAtggttattaatattagtaaatatataagtaaccTAGTTTTCTTTAGATGGCacaatttaatgtttcaagGTTATACTATTAGGCATTAAGGTCATTAAcctatacatatgttttaaatataaatttatagattttttaaataaaaaaaatacatatctaaCTACGTAATACgttcatttctttataattattaaattccaaAAGTAGCCACTCGCGTcaaataggatttttttttacttaaaacgtAACTGCAAAGTAGTCTTACTCGTCCTAAGTCATTTAAATCTCACATTTAACACAGGATATatctataatttcatattattgtaatttaaaataagttacattttaattaaaataactcattCATCTTTCATCCAGCCTCACATCATTTTGAAAAAGATATTCCATTCGATTCCTGGACCGAAAGAAACCAAACATAGCTAAGAAACACTTGTAGGAGAACTGGTTTCCAAAAAAACCTTATCGAAATCTGTTGATCCGTTAGAGAGCTACGATGTCACAAACGTacacagacacacagacaTACATCAATTACAACATCCCTCTTCTCGCCGGGAGTTAAAATCatcaaagaataataataaaccaGGGACGAAATGAATGAATGACTTATGATAATGACCCAACCTGATTTCCTAAAGCTTCCCTGCCTGGTGAAGGCGTGGCTGGCGGCGTCTATACTCATGGAGACGGCGCACTCTTTGTCTCTCCTCTGTTTCCTTTCGAGGCAAGCTGCGAATGCGCACCCCACGGCGTGAGAGAGACGCTCCCCACTGTCCCGGGACGCGAGGAATCCGTGACACATCCAGCGACGTGTCGTCCCGTCACGGCATATGTAGCTACGGTTTGTATATCGTAACATTATTAATCAACTCACAAAGACAAACTTATATAAGCAAtacgataattttaaatttcaagagTAACTATAACATTGATATCAAAACATATCACAGTTTATGatgcgtttttattttaattctttaagtattattaatctAAACACTTTGATAGCTTTAGAACGAACAAAACGCCAGACTTGTAGTCTTACAGTCTGGCGTTTTATTCGTTCTAAGTTTAGttcaaatgtcaaataaaaaaatgtataaacgaAAAAGTTTGCAATACCGTGACGTATTAATATAGACTTTATTACAAAATcgattaataaattagttttgaaagaaaaaaacatatataattttatcacataCATGAATCctgttaaataagtaatttccTCTACCGTTCCAGAGACTATGTTACTTGGAAACATTGACGAATATCAATTATAACACGTCATCTAGTGCGCTTAGTCCGAGTTTGCATCGTCACGCTATATACCAAtcgtttcccgtttctcatttAATCAACGTTCATACTATTATGTGAATAAGAAAGAGTTTCTCTACAGCTTAATCTTAATAGGCTTGGCTAATATTAGGCTAGGCTAGACTTtgttagaatataattattgttaatcgCAAGTTTCACAGGTTCCGTATATTTCAGCGTATTGTCGCTTGAATGATACTAGATCTCACTAAGGCTAATTACTTATTTGACAAAACAATGTGTATTGAGCCTTAATCGGAGAAACCTGGCGCAACATTTTTAAGTCATTTAGCCCATATAGAAATCTGtatatgacattttttaattaggaTTCTGTGACTTGagatttatttcactttacgTAAGTTTTATACGGGCAGTAATACGAATAAGTACAATACGGGAAATGGAAAATTTCAAATCCTTATGTATATTTACGttctcataaaatttaaccaaaaattcacaaacaaataattttaataacacattatataattgtttaagaaAAACTAACGTAAGAACTTAAAGGATTTCTTATCAATGAGAACAGTTCGCTTAGTCTGAGTTAGCACAGTCATGCCACATACGGAGCgataatagttttttcattcatacattctttttatttatagttaattgttatataaccGTATGTCATTGAAGGGATAACGGCAAAACGCTACGTGTATAGCGACGTTTGAAACTCGTACTAAGAATACTGTTACGTCAGTGAAGCCTTGCGTACGCATGTCTCGtgtttcaaatacatatatgtatgtatatatacatacagcGGTAAAATAGTATCGTATAAAACCTAACAGTAATTCATATCTCGGCTACGTTCTCGCTAATATCTTAAAGGTGAAGTAAttcgtttatatttagttCAAATTTGagataagatattaaattttaacattaatttctgGACATTCGAAGATACATTTCGTATTCAAATACGTAATACACAAAAGACATCCTCCCTATTTATACACTAACttaaaatgcaatatttatatagttttttcttCGACAAACTTTACAAggagtaaatattattatattggaaattaatttaacagaaCTATTAAGATAATCGAATCATTTTTCTATAGAGTCCGATAAGAAAAGGGCGAAATATCACGCTTACGAGATTACATAACCGTTCCGGAGCGGCGACAAATATCTGTAGTTACAATCTTACGATAGTTTAgtttgtaaatacaaaaaatatatatactatttgttgAAGATAAAATGTTGGGTACAAACCATAATGACGAAAATCCCTATTCAAATATGGGACTTAGATATAAGATTAGTTGGAAGTTGTTGTTAAGAAAGATATgtctttttgaatattaatttatctttaaattttattttattgtaatttgcaatactatattaaaataattaataacacacTTTTTTCacgatttcatttaaaataaatttgctttatattttctgttatcAATGTTTTAGTGTTACCAATACAAAAATTGGATCGAGGTTCTGAAAATGAGATATAGACATACCTAAAACCCCTCTCGTGGTTCCTGTCTGGAGCACAGAAGGAAACTTTCTCTATGGTCTGATCGACTATCAGGCCTTTGGTCTCCTCCTCCACAACCCTGAGTCCGTCACCGCTCACATGAAGAACAGCACGGACGGGCCGACGACGAGaattctaaaaattataatatacttactcgcatacgacatattaaacataaactatatataaataaatactcaaaaaaattccattgaaaattttgtttggaaCCGATAGTATTTAGATGGGACAACTTGCTGATGTTTTTTGTACTCAGATAACCTGTTTATATTTACCTAGGTCATGCCCACggataatgattatttaaatctttttattttctctgtGAGCCGTTTGCCTTTAAGCCATCCGTTTATAACAGTGTTAATTTATATCCAGgactaacaaatattatatcacgatatatttcttttataattccGTGATCGTATGATCGAGTAAGGCGGTTTCGTTTCTATCTTCAGAACGTCTCCACCCAGTTATTAAACACCAATGTCACTGATAAGCGATGACACGCTCCTACGCTGaactattataatgtatttgtaacaaaataaattatttgcttttctCTGTTGCGTAAATTGTGCgaaaattttttgttcacgCCTAAGCAGccgtttaatgtaatatattaaatatccaaCGTAGTAGTGTCTTAACCGGACGGATTTGTCTGCACCTGTATGAGTTCACATAAGACGTGAAGACCCACTATTGATGTGCATTTAGACACTATCAGTTTACTAGCTTTCGGGGTATTCGTTTAGTGTTTATGGGGGGTCCTAAGTGGATATTGAATTCGCAATGCTGTTGTTGAGAAGTTAGTTCAGATAAGATTACGTAATAGTAATTTGTGCACATTATACAAGTGgtgtacataatatttgaatattaactcACTCTCAATACTTTAAGTGCTTCCTCGCAGACCTGCATTCCTCTGGATTCGAACACCTCAACACATCCTAGATACTTGACTGGGAAGGTGCATGTCCCGGCCCTGACCGCGGCCTCGTCGGCATGCCACTGGTGGGGCCTCGCAGACTCCGGCGGGGAGCCCTTCCTCCTGCGGAAGGACTCCCTAAAGGAGCGCCTCAGCCGCTCCATGCCGGCGCGCGGCGGCGACAGAGTAGCCCCCGCCCGCGCCCTCCTCAACGAGCTACGGACTGATGACTTCTGAAACACACACATATTCACTCATTAAATcactttcataatttttttttgcatgtaTGAAAGCAATTATCTGAAATGATTAAGACAATTTTACGAGGTTTCCGCTTTTGGCGATCGTTTGGTGAAAGTAATTTCGtatgagattttatttaatataattggaaTCATGTCATATCGGAGTTACAATAGCAAAcggcttttattttatcacatatttattacCAGAGAAATTAAGTTGtaacatatttgtaattaattctgCGAAAGCTAGAAAACGTGGGAAGTTATGTTCATCATGCGCACAGttacgttatattaaatttaatcaagatAATTTCATGTCTACAAGTGCTTTTATTACAGATACCTATGAAAATATCTCGACACGTACTGTGTAAACAAGTGTggaataaatcatttaacttggtattatttttcattgtcaACATTGATTGCATTTGTCCAACACACGTGAATGTTTTGTAAAGACAATCTGATGACAATCGCAACTTGATACTATCATGTAATCTTATCTGTGCGAAGGTCAAGCAGCACACACGTAAAAATATCAGACTGTGGAAGACATTTGTTAAaacgtatgaaaaaaattaataccttatactttatattcttaatgatgtatatataaatatattaatgatcgAAACACGCAAGCGAATATGAATTCCCGTGGTATTTGTCCCGATctcaaaaattttctttcacgCCTACCTTACTAACTCTGATCATTATGTTTGcatttaaagatattgttttCGAATTGATCACATATCGGTTTTAGAACTagttgtaagaaaaaaaagtcaACCTTAAAATATAGACGACTTACTTTATATGATATGCAATACTTTATGTGATAGTAGTATTGAAGTACTAAATACTAGTACTTTATATGATATGCAATAATTCTTTCAAATCTTAAGAGATTCGCATATTACAATACTCTGGTTCCACTCAATGCTGTACTGATTAGAGAATGCTATTAAAATGTTCCTATGTTTGGGTAACCCGCGGCCCAAATGTGCGTTGGTGATTTCACCTCTAGTGTTCTGTTTGTTTAAGAGGTAAAAGCTACTTAGCAAATAGGCATGGCCTTACTGTACGGTACATAAACCTCACACCATTGTATATGTTAGTGGGTGGACTTTTATCATTCTATGGAAACAGACCCACGCTTCATAGACTCGTCTTTCGACATAACAAATAAGCCTTGAATTCCTCACAACTATTGACTATgtaagatatatgtatgtatttacaatCTTGTTAAAtctctataaaaatacatattacgtTGTTTTTCTTCGTAAACAAGAGTTTGCCGCATTGCagacatgtttaaaatttacaaatcttTAACAGTTAAGCCTAAAGTCGAGTGTAAATATAGATAggaataatacttataaaatattttgtccacGTCTCAGATCTCAACGTCCGCGTCTATTGCGTCACGTCCAACATTTTTCctggtatattttaatacattaacgTTACAATATtcgtatatttaaactaataaatgcTTTATTTCATAGACCTTAGATCACCATTTCAATTGAACAGTATTAAACATCCAAGTAATGTAgaggtaatatttattcaaaatatgatCCACTCGCTTCAAGCaattcttacaattataattatcttgaaaactaaatatgtatagGGTTACCTTTAcactatgtacatattatattaaaaaaataggtttatattatataatttgtttgtttgtttgaatataaGTCCCACgctttttcttatttcataacatttgGCCATTTAGCAGATGTTTAAGTGTCTAAAACCATAaagcataatatatttcaaagccGGATTACTCTTCAGACGTCGCTCGTTCGCGTGcagttttaacaaaacattaaacgcGAGGGTcgttgaaaacatttttaaaacgagCGCTTCTTCATAATTACCGTTTTGA
The genomic region above belongs to Danaus plexippus chromosome 4, MEX_DaPlex, whole genome shotgun sequence and contains:
- the LOC116768299 gene encoding protein numb isoform X1; this encodes MGNQGSSPHEPLDRVQVQNGDLKMKSSVRSSLRRARAGATLSPPRAGMERLRRSFRESFRRRKGSPPESARPHQWHADEAAVRAGTCTFPVKYLGCVEVFESRGMQVCEEALKVLRNSRRRPVRAVLHVSGDGLRVVEEETKGLIVDQTIEKVSFCAPDRNHERGFSYICRDGTTRRWMCHGFLASRDSGERLSHAVGCAFAACLERKQRRDKECAVSMSIDAASHAFTRQGSFRKSGIISRRTSEPAEVPQSPGSVTTPSSGRVAHNPFAVERPHAAPHLLERQGSFRGFAHLNNNSPFKRQMSLRICELPSNLERQRLGLGSPSNGVPALPAAPAVPALPTLPTPSPKPDVAAIEDKSSDPVAEMCQQLSLGLRALAEEPVPAAAGALPHPDAWLGRVARAPALASAGRAASFAGRAATNPFITAPAPL
- the LOC116768299 gene encoding protein numb isoform X2, with protein sequence MERLRRSFRESFRRRKGSPPESARPHQWHADEAAVRAGTCTFPVKYLGCVEVFESRGMQVCEEALKVLRNSRRRPVRAVLHVSGDGLRVVEEETKGLIVDQTIEKVSFCAPDRNHERGFSYICRDGTTRRWMCHGFLASRDSGERLSHAVGCAFAACLERKQRRDKECAVSMSIDAASHAFTRQGSFRKSGIISRRTSEPAEVPQSPGSVTTPSSGRVAHNPFAVERPHAAPHLLERQGSFRGFAHLNNNSPFKRQMSLRICELPSNLERQRLGLGSPSNGVPALPAAPAVPALPTLPTPSPKPDVAAIEDKSSDPVAEMCQQLSLGLRALAEEPVPAAAGALPHPDAWLGRVARAPALASAGRAASFAGRAATNPFITAPAPL